A stretch of Rhododendron vialii isolate Sample 1 chromosome 4a, ASM3025357v1 DNA encodes these proteins:
- the LOC131321752 gene encoding peroxidase P7-like, with protein sequence MATFSNMVVTISVISLLLQLACLANAQLSPDFYATTCPNLRSIVRVAMRQAVDRELRIGASILRLFFHDCFVNGCDASILLDDTPTFTGEKNALPNRNSVRGFEVIDTIKTRVEGACGSTVSCADILAIAARDGVVLLGGPTWEVPLGRRDATTASQAAANTQIPSPFANLSALVSGFAAKGLTAREMTALSGGHTIGFARCATFRARIYNDTNINPDFAARRRAACPAFAGGSGDASLAPLDIQTPNRFGNDYYVNLVNRRGLLHSDQELFNGGSPDALVRAYGGNGDAFYRDFADAMVKMGNISPLTGINGQIRRNCRVVN encoded by the exons ATGGCCACGTTTAGCAACATGGTTGTTACGATCTCCGTCATTTCACTACTACTGCAGCTTGCATGCCTTGCCAATGCGCAGCTCTCGCCCGATTTCTACGCCACAACTTGCCCTAACCTCAGAAGCATCGTGCGTGTCGCGATGAGGCAAGCGGTTGATCGAGAGCTCCGGATTGGCGCCTCTAtcctccgcttgttcttccatgaTTGCTTTGTGAAT GGCTGTGATGCGTCGATACTGCTGGATGACACACCGACCTTTACAGGCGAAAAGAATGCATTGCCAAACCGAAACTCAGTGAGAGGGTTCGAAGTCATCGACACCATTAAAACCCGCGTGGAAGGTGCTTGTGGTAGCACGGTGTCTTGTGCTGATATTCTTGCCATTGCAGCGAGAGATGGAGTTGTCTTG CTAGGAGGGCCCACATGGGAAGTTCCTCTCGGCCGGAGAGACGCAACGACCGCCAGCCAAGCCGCCGCGAACACGCAAATCCCCTCCCCGTTCGCCAACCTCTCCGCCCTCGTCTCCGGCTTCGCTGCCAAAGGCCTGACCGCTCGCGAAATGACCGCGCTCTCGGGCGGCCACACCATCGGCTTCGCCCGCTGCGCCACCTTCCGCGCCCGCATCTACAACGACACCAACATCAACCCCGACTTCGCCGCCCGCCGGAGAGCCGCCTGCCCCGCCTTCGCCGGCGGTTCCGGAGACGCCAGCCTGGCCCCTCTCGACATACAGACCCCGAACCGGTTCGGGAACGACTACTACGTGAACTTGGTGAACCGGAGGGGGCTGCTTCACTCGGACCAGGAGTTGTTCAACGGTGGGTCGCCGGATGCGCTGGTTCGGGCTTACGGCGGGAATGGGGATGCCTTTTATAGGGATTTTGCCGATGCGATGGTGAAAATGGGGAATATTAGTCCTCTAACTGGGATTAATGGGCAGATTAGGAGGAATTGCAGGGtggttaattaa